The genomic window GGTGTAAGCAGCGACGAAGAACACCATAAGCTGCATCATGGTAACCGGCATGGAGAGGGTCTGCACCTCGCGCACCGTGCTTGCCATCGCCCCGATGGTGAGAAACAGCGCGCCGAGCAGAAGGTAGGCCATCGAGAAATAAAGGACGCCTAGCGTCAGAAACGCGCCCCATCCCACCGCAGGGCCGGGAAGGTTACGATAGTCGGTTTGCGTGACAGTGACGATTGCGTCTTCGGCAATTGCCCAAAAGCCCCATCCAATCGAACCCCACACGGCAATTCCGACAAAGGATACGCCGAGCATCGCGAAAAGCTTGCCCATGAAAACAGCATCCATCGGTATCGCGGCCGCGAGAATTTCGATGACCTTATTGCCCTTCTCCTCTGCTAGATTGGAAAGCACCATTCCAGCGAGCAGCATGGTCAAAAGAAACATCACCATCTGCGCGGCTTGCGCGGTGCGAATGCGGTTGGTGCGTTCCGATGCCGCGCTCGAAGCAACAGTGGTTTTGGTCGAGCTGGGGAAGTTGAGCGGGTTTGCAGCGAGCGCATCTGCCGCCATCAATTTGACCGGGCCGTTCCAACGTTCGACTTGGCTTTCGGTCCCGACGACTTCCGGCGCTTCAAGCGATCCGGTGACGATTGCCGCGTAATTGCCGCGACGTTCTTCCATGAATGCCTTGGCATCAAAGGCAGGATCGTCCTTGGCCTCGCTCACTTCGCGAAGGATCGGTATCGCCCCGCGTAATTCGGGACCGATGCGCTGGCTTGCCGCTATCATGGCAGCATTGTCCTCACCACTCATGGCAAGACCGACTTCAAGCGCGACTGCCTCGCGTGACACTTGCCCGCCAATACTTCCGGCAAGCCCCCCCACGAGGACCGGGAATAGCGGGCCGACGAGGAAGAATAGGAAAGCGCGGCTGAACAGAACGGCGATGAAATCGCGGCGTGCAATGACCCATGCGGCCTCAAGGCGCGAGAGGCGGGAGATATCGTGGCTCATTTTCCCTCTCCTTGACTGTCGGCCTCAAGCTGGCGCGCTGCCGCCTCGCCTGCAATCGCGACAAAGGCATCATGCAGACCGGCGCGCTCAATCGAGAGCGAGAGAATACCAGCATCCCCTTCAATCAGTGTCTTGAGCAGCGGCTCAACGCCTGTTTCGGGAAGCGGGAAGTAGAAAAAATCCCCTTCACGCCGGGTTTCTGCTGGAAGCGCCGAAGTCCACCCGCCTTCGCGTGCGCGCGTCTCAAGACGCACCTGCGCCGGGATGCGATCACGCGCGGTTTCAACGCTTCCCGCATATGGCACTTTGCCGCCTGCGATAATGGCAACACCTTCGCACAATCGCTCTGCATGGTGGATGACGTGGGTTGAGAAGATCACGGTAACGCCATCTTCTGCAAGCGCGCGGATCATGCCCTCAAGCTTGCCCTGATTGATCGCATCGAGGCCAGAGAAAGGTTCATCCAGCACAACCAGACGCGGCCGGTGAACCAGCGTGCCGAGCAGTTGCACGGTCTGAGCCATGCCTTTGGAAAGCTGGCGAATGGTGCGATTTGCGGCGTGGGCGAGATCGTGCCGCTCAAGCAGTTCCATACCGCGCTTGCGCCCTTCTTTCAAAGGCAGTCCGCGAAGCGCGCCCATAAAAGCAATCGCCTCAATCGCTTTCATCGCAGGGTAAAGCCCGCGCTCTTCAGGCAAGTAGCCGATCAACCGGCCAATATCGTGCGGGCGGTCATGGCCAAAGATCATGCGCACGCCTTCGTCGGGGTCAATGATGCCAAGTAGCATCCGCAAGGTCGTCGTCTTGCCAGCACCATTAGGGCCCAGCACGCCGTAAATCGCGCCTTCGGGAACGGAAATGTCGACCCCGTCCACTGCTTTCGTGCCGTCAAAACTTTTGACAAGGCCACGCGCTTCGATGGCGAGCGGGCGGGCGTCAGTGTTGACGTCAGTGTAGCTGCCTGCGGCATTGTCTGGCGTCATTCGATCATCTACCTGCATATACATGAAAGCGGCAGTTAACGAGCGAAACTGAACGGGAGCAACCTCAAGCATGGTTAACGCGCGCGCAACCTCTACCATCACCCACGCTATTGAAGAAAAAGCGCGCGAAATCGGTTTTGCGAGCGTCGGCTTCACTACAGCTGCCGAAGATCCTGTGCGCGCAAGGCGGCTTGAAGAATGGTTGGGTGAGGGACGTCATGGCACGATGGAGTGGATGGAGGCGCGCCTTCACCACCGCCGCTCACCCCAAGGGCTTTGGCCAGATGCGCGTTCTGTCATTGCGCTTGGCATGAGCTATGCGCCTGCGCTTGATCCATTGGCGTTGGAGACGCACGGCGAGCGGGCTCGCATCTCTGTTTATGCGCAAGGGCGCGACTATCATGACGTCGTGAAGAAGCGGCTGAAAGCACTTGCACGCTGGCTGGTGGAGCAAGAGCCTGAGAGCGAGCTTAAGGTCTTCGTCGATACAGCGCCCGTTATGGAAAAGCCTTTGGGCGAGGCGTCGGGGATTGGTTGGCAGGGCAAGCACACCAATTTGGTGAGCGCTCAGCACGGCAGCTGGCTTTTTCTGGGAGCGATTTACACGACGCTGGAGCTTGAGCCATCCGAGCCGCACCGCGATCAATGCGGATCGTGCCGCGCGTGTTTGGACAGCTGCCCTACCAATGCCTTTCCAAGCCCCTACACGCTCGATGCGCGGCGCTGCATTTCTTACCTCACAATTGAGCACAAGGGTCCGATTGCGGAGGAATTTCGAGAGGCCCTTGGAAACCGCATATACGGTTGTGACGACTGTCTGGCAGTGTGCCCTTGGAACAAGTTTGCATCCGAAGCCTATAGGGCGAGCGAGTTTTTACCGCGCGCCGAACTCACCGCTCCGCGATTGGCTGAATTGCTTTCCCTCGATGATGCAGGGTTCAGGCGGCTGTTCTCGGGCTCCCCGATCAAGCGGATCGGGCGGGATCGTTTTGTGCGAAACTGTCTTTATGCGGCTGGAAATAGCGGGGATGCGGCGCTGCTTTCGCAAGTCGAGATGCTGACACAGGACCCTGATCCGGTGGTGGCCGATGCTGCACGTTGGGCCAAGGCGAAGCTGGCTTAACTTTCGTCGTTGTGTTCGCCGAGGCGCGGCGCATGGCCGAGGTCGCCTTGCTGCCAATCACTGAACCGGTTGGGGTCGCGCATCTGGTAAAGCGCGCCTTCGCTGGGATGCTCGCAGCGTTCGAAGAAGCCGGTTTCATTGAGGTGTGGATCGTGGATCACATCGTTCAAATCGACCGCTGGCATACATGGGATATTGGCGGCGCGCAGGATTTCGACGCATTCATCTGTCGTCTTGGTCAGCGTCAATTCGCCGATGCGCGCGTATAACTCGGGCGCAGCGGCGACGATGTTTGCTGGGTCACGCCAGCGTTCGTCCTCGGCCATTGTCTTGTCGCCCAAGAGGCCAACCACCAACGGGAAGTGCGGGAGGATATAAGGCACGATGCTGATCCAACCATCCTTGGTTTCAAACGGCTGACGATTGGGGTCAACCTGTCGCCCGTAAGCGGCATCGCCATTGGGTGGATCAAAGGTTTTGCCGTCCAAATGCTCCTTCATCATGAAGCTTGTAAACGCTTCGAGCATGGGGACTTCGATACGCTGGCCGCGGCCAGTGCGAAGGCGGTGCGTGATCGCAGCCATCACCGCATAGGCGGCATGAAGCCCTGCGACCTTGTCCGCGATAAGCGAGGGGAGATAGCGCGGGCGTGTGTTGCCATCGACGCGCGGCAGAAGTGACGTCGTGCCGCTCGCGGCCTGAATGACGTCATCGTAGGCTTGAAGGCCAGCATAGGGCCCGCCCGAACCAAAGCCGACGCAGTGGACGTAAATGATTTCGGGGTTAAGCGCGCGCACCGCATTATAATCAAAACCGAGCCGCCCAATCGCGTCTTCGCGCACATTGTGAATGAACACATCGGCATCTTGCAGGAGTGTCTGGAGCCGCTCCACATCGCCTGATCGTTTAAGGTCCAGCATCACGGACTTTTTACCGCGATTGAGCGCGATAAATCCGGGGCCCATGCCGGGGGTCTTGGCGGGCTTTGCCCCGTAGCGATAGACATCACCGCCCGGTGCCTCGATCTTGGTGACCTGTGCGCCATAGTCGGCGAGGATCTGGGTCGCATAGGGGCCGAAAACAACACTGGTCAGGTCAATGACCTTGAGCCCTGAAAGCATGGGCTGACCGTCGTTTGGCTCCACTCCCATGCTTTGTCCTTTTTACATCATCTCTTTGATTGGAACGTCTGTGTCTGCGAGAAGCTCTGGATCAATCTTGCCCGGCTCGCTTTCGAGAAGTTTGCGCGCCTGAACGTAGTCCTTCATCGTGCCGACACAGTCAAAGGCGATGGGCCGCCCTTCTTTCATGTAAACCACGGTGAATTTGCGCGTTGCAGGGTCGCCGCGCAGCACGGTTGCATCGTACCCGGTGTTAAGGCCAGCGGTTTGAAGCTTCAGGTCATACTGGTTCGACCAGAACCACGGCAGAGCCTTGTAGGGTTGTTTCTCTCCCGCAATAGCTTTGGCCACGGTGTTCGCCATGTCATTGGCGTTCTGCACGGACTCCAGCCTGATAACAGCGCTATCGGCGTAAGGGTTGGCGTGGGCTGCGCAGTCGCCAATCGCAAACACATCGTCCAGCGTCGTGCGGCAGAACACATCGACATCGACACCGTTTGATCCCGCTGCGCCCGCTGCAATCAATGGAGCGACTGCCGGGATAATGCCAATCCCGACGATCACCATGTCCGCTGGCAAGGTTTCGCCATTGTCGAGGAGCACGCCGGTCACGGCTCCATCCTCGCCAACAATCTCGCTCACCCCTTGGGACAGGCGAATATCGACCCCCTGACGCCGATGTTCCTCGGCGTAAAATTCTGAGACGGGAAGGCCGGCCACGCGTGCGAGCAGGCGGTCCTGCATTTCAACCACAGTGACTTCGCAACCCATTTTGCGAAGCACGGCCGCGGCTTCCAGTCCGATATAGCCGCCACCGATCACGACTGCGCGTTTAGCGCCAGCCTCTAGCGCGGCCATCATGCCATCGGCATCGGCCTTGTCGCGCACGTAGAAAATGCCTTTGAGGTTTGCGCCGGGAATGCTGAGACGCCGAGGGTCCGCACCGCCTGACCAGATAAGCTTGCGATAGCCCACTTTCGCGCCGTCTGAGAGCGTCAACTCATGCCGCATCCAGTCGATTTCAGTGACCCCGGCACCGAGGCGAAGTTCAACCCCTTTATCGGCCCAGAATTTTTCCGGGCGGATCATGATCCGCTCAAACGTCTTGTCGCCTGCAAGGTATTCCTTGGACAAGGGCGGGCGTTCATAAGGGGCAAGCTTCTCGCGCCCGATCATCATGATCGGACCCTCATGCCCTTGTTGCCGCAGGGCAATAGCGGCCTGTGCCGCGCCGTGCCCGGTGCCTACGATTACGACATCGGCTGAGCCGGAAGAAGCTGTTGCATCACTCATGCCGAGGCGCATCACCCAAAAATTGACCTTGCGTCAAGTCACAAGCGCCTAGACAAATAGGCAGCCCAAGGCGCGTTACCGTTC from Erythrobacter sp. SCSIO 43205 includes these protein-coding regions:
- a CDS encoding NAD(P)/FAD-dependent oxidoreductase, whose translation is MSDATASSGSADVVIVGTGHGAAQAAIALRQQGHEGPIMMIGREKLAPYERPPLSKEYLAGDKTFERIMIRPEKFWADKGVELRLGAGVTEIDWMRHELTLSDGAKVGYRKLIWSGGADPRRLSIPGANLKGIFYVRDKADADGMMAALEAGAKRAVVIGGGYIGLEAAAVLRKMGCEVTVVEMQDRLLARVAGLPVSEFYAEEHRRQGVDIRLSQGVSEIVGEDGAVTGVLLDNGETLPADMVIVGIGIIPAVAPLIAAGAAGSNGVDVDVFCRTTLDDVFAIGDCAAHANPYADSAVIRLESVQNANDMANTVAKAIAGEKQPYKALPWFWSNQYDLKLQTAGLNTGYDATVLRGDPATRKFTVVYMKEGRPIAFDCVGTMKDYVQARKLLESEPGKIDPELLADTDVPIKEMM
- a CDS encoding CaiB/BaiF CoA-transferase family protein, which gives rise to MGVEPNDGQPMLSGLKVIDLTSVVFGPYATQILADYGAQVTKIEAPGGDVYRYGAKPAKTPGMGPGFIALNRGKKSVMLDLKRSGDVERLQTLLQDADVFIHNVREDAIGRLGFDYNAVRALNPEIIYVHCVGFGSGGPYAGLQAYDDVIQAASGTTSLLPRVDGNTRPRYLPSLIADKVAGLHAAYAVMAAITHRLRTGRGQRIEVPMLEAFTSFMMKEHLDGKTFDPPNGDAAYGRQVDPNRQPFETKDGWISIVPYILPHFPLVVGLLGDKTMAEDERWRDPANIVAAAPELYARIGELTLTKTTDECVEILRAANIPCMPAVDLNDVIHDPHLNETGFFERCEHPSEGALYQMRDPNRFSDWQQGDLGHAPRLGEHNDES
- a CDS encoding ABC transporter permease, whose translation is MSHDISRLSRLEAAWVIARRDFIAVLFSRAFLFFLVGPLFPVLVGGLAGSIGGQVSREAVALEVGLAMSGEDNAAMIAASQRIGPELRGAIPILREVSEAKDDPAFDAKAFMEERRGNYAAIVTGSLEAPEVVGTESQVERWNGPVKLMAADALAANPLNFPSSTKTTVASSAASERTNRIRTAQAAQMVMFLLTMLLAGMVLSNLAEEKGNKVIEILAAAIPMDAVFMGKLFAMLGVSFVGIAVWGSIGWGFWAIAEDAIVTVTQTDYRNLPGPAVGWGAFLTLGVLYFSMAYLLLGALFLTIGAMASTVREVQTLSMPVTMMQLMVFFVAAYTITQPGSALEMGAIAFPLSSPFAMLARAALEETLWTHIAALAWQAVWVVLLVKGGSLLFRKRVMKSGGAGRNKRRALFRRRASRAS
- the queG gene encoding tRNA epoxyqueuosine(34) reductase QueG codes for the protein MVNARATSTITHAIEEKAREIGFASVGFTTAAEDPVRARRLEEWLGEGRHGTMEWMEARLHHRRSPQGLWPDARSVIALGMSYAPALDPLALETHGERARISVYAQGRDYHDVVKKRLKALARWLVEQEPESELKVFVDTAPVMEKPLGEASGIGWQGKHTNLVSAQHGSWLFLGAIYTTLELEPSEPHRDQCGSCRACLDSCPTNAFPSPYTLDARRCISYLTIEHKGPIAEEFREALGNRIYGCDDCLAVCPWNKFASEAYRASEFLPRAELTAPRLAELLSLDDAGFRRLFSGSPIKRIGRDRFVRNCLYAAGNSGDAALLSQVEMLTQDPDPVVADAARWAKAKLA
- a CDS encoding ABC transporter ATP-binding protein, coding for MTPDNAAGSYTDVNTDARPLAIEARGLVKSFDGTKAVDGVDISVPEGAIYGVLGPNGAGKTTTLRMLLGIIDPDEGVRMIFGHDRPHDIGRLIGYLPEERGLYPAMKAIEAIAFMGALRGLPLKEGRKRGMELLERHDLAHAANRTIRQLSKGMAQTVQLLGTLVHRPRLVVLDEPFSGLDAINQGKLEGMIRALAEDGVTVIFSTHVIHHAERLCEGVAIIAGGKVPYAGSVETARDRIPAQVRLETRAREGGWTSALPAETRREGDFFYFPLPETGVEPLLKTLIEGDAGILSLSIERAGLHDAFVAIAGEAAARQLEADSQGEGK